Proteins from a genomic interval of Treponema primitia ZAS-1:
- a CDS encoding DUF2281 domain-containing protein has product MSDRAVLLDEIQSLPPNLVAEALDFVGYLKQKNRKESPAAEKPALPHFTKAQVEAAVQSPEIQAIVGALKGADLPPDVTMKDIREMRLAEKYGI; this is encoded by the coding sequence ATGAGTGATAGGGCAGTTTTATTAGATGAAATCCAGTCCCTTCCGCCCAATCTTGTGGCGGAGGCGCTGGATTTTGTGGGGTATTTGAAGCAAAAAAACCGGAAAGAATCGCCGGCAGCGGAAAAGCCTGCCCTCCCGCATTTTACCAAGGCACAGGTTGAGGCGGCGGTACAATCGCCGGAGATACAGGCGATTGTGGGCGCCCTTAAAGGCGCCGACCTTCCCCCGGATGTTACCATGAAGGATATTCGGGAAATGCGGCTTGCGGAAAAGTATGGCATATGA